The sequence GCTTCATGTTGCCCGTTCCAGAGGCCTCGGTCCCCGCGGTCGAAATCTGCTCCGAGAGGTCACATGCCGGGATGATCACCTCGGCGTTCGACACATTGTAGTTAGGGATGAAGGCGACCTTGAGCAGGTCACCGACCGCCGGGTCGCGGTTCACCACATCGGCCACGCCGTGGATGAGGCGAATGATGAGCTTCGCAAACGCATACCCGGGCGCGGCCTTGCCGCTGAAGATCACGGTGCGGGGGCACCATGCCGGCCACGCGCCCCTCGCAAATGCGACGGTAACGCGTGATGACGTGCAGCACGTTCAGCAGCTGGCGCTTGTACTCGTGGATCCGCTTGACCTGGATGTCGAACAGGCCATCGGGGTTCACCGCTAGGCCGGTCCGGTCGTGGATCAGTGCCTGCAGGCGCTGCTTGTTGGCTGCTTTCGCGCGCGGAAGTGGTCGCGAAGTCCGCATCGTCGGCCCAAGGCACGAGGCGTTCCAGCTGCCGCAGGTCGGTCACCCAGCCATCGCCGATCTGCTCGGTGATCAGCGCCGCGAGGCCCGGGTTGGCGTGGTGCAGCCACCGGCGAGGCGTGACGCCGTTCGTGACGTTCACGAAGGCCGCGGGACGGATGGCATGGAAGTCGGCAAAGACGCTCGCCTGCATCAGGTCGGTGTGCAGCTGCGAGACGCCGTTGACGTGATGGCTGCCGACGATCGCCAAGGTTGGCCATGCGAATCCGGCGACCCCCTCCTCCGCGACAATGGACAAACGCCGGATGCGGTCGAGGTCGGTCGTGTGAGACCGGCGCACCTCGTCCAGGAAGCGCTGGTTGATTCGTAGATGATCTCGAGGTGTCGCGGGAGCAGCGGCCGAAGAGGGTGACCGGCCACGTCTCCAGCGCCTCGGGCATCAGCGTGAAAGTGTTCGTATAGGAAAGACCTGTCGCGTGATCTCCCAGGCGCGTTCCGCCAGCGCGTGCTCATCGACCAGCAGGCGCATCAGCCGGGAATGGCCACCGTGGGGTGCGTATCGTTGAGCTGGATGGCCACGTGGTCCGGCAGGGCGTCGAACGGTTCGCCGGTCGCGAGGAAGCGATGGAGAATGTCCTGCAACGAGGCAGAGACGTTGAAGTACTGCTGCTTCAGTCGCAACTCGCGCCCCACCGCCGTCGAGTCGTCGGGATGCGGGACCTTGGACAGGTTCTCGAGGACTCGGTCTTCTGTTCGACCGCCCGACGGAAGTCCCCTCGTTGAACCGCTGGAGGTTGAAGTCGCGGGTGGCCTTCGCGGACCAGAGGCGAAGGTTGTTGACCGTTGCGTTGTTGTAGCCGGGCACCGGCGTGTCGCATGCCATGGCGAACACGGTGTCGGCTCTCGAGCCAGTGGGCCCGGACGTTGCCGTGGCCATCGGACAGGTGCGCCGTCCGGCCGCCGAAGCGCACCAGGTACAAGACCTCCGGGCGCTGCAATTCCACGGGTTGCGACAGCGCAACGGTGTCAGGATGCTCGACCTGCGCCATTCTCGATGCCCTGGTAAAACAGGCCGTACTCGTAGTGGATCCCGTAGCCGATCCCTGGTATCGCCAGCGTGGCCATGGAATCGAGGATGCGGGCGGCGAGCCGGCCCGGACCTGCCCATTCCCGAGCGCAGCGTCGGGCTCTATCCTGGATCTCCTCGAAGTCGACCTCGAGCTCGGCGAGCGCGGTGCGGAGTTCGTCGCCGAGCCCGATGTTGAGCAGGCTGTTGGACAGTAACCGTCCGGTGAGGAACTCTGCGGACAGGTAACACACGCGTTTCCAGGAGACACCTCGGAGGCGTGCATGGCCTGCATCCACTGCGGCATCAGCGATCGCGGACCGCGAACGCCGTCGCCGGGTACCAATCGCGCGGCGTGGCCGTGAGGCGATCCCTTGCCGAGCGAGAAGCCGGTCGGTGATCGCCTCGCGCAACGTGGACAGCAGTTGAGTGCTCATTGGGCCGATCTGTTACCCGCGGTGAGGTCGCCCACCTTCCACAGGAGACCCCGATCCCGGGTCGCCCCCATGCTCAGGGGACGACCGGTCGGCGCCACAGGTGTCGCCCTTCGGTCGCGGCGTCGGTCGTCGCGGTGGGATGTAGGGTCCTTCGCCCCAACCGGCACGTGTGGGAACTGGGCCGCGCTCGGTTGAACTCGGCGATGAGTCCGTCGAACAGACCCAACGCCCACGGGTTGGCGTCCTTCACGTCGCTCTCTTCCTTCGGGTCTGCGCGGAGGTTGAAGCCGCATGAGCGGCGCCTCGGTCACGCGCGGCTCCGGCTGGTAGGCGTAGTGGAACTTCCAGTCAGTTCCACTTCGCGGCGGGACGGGCCATTGGAGCCCGCCGAAGAACAGCGCGCACTCGTGCGCGGCGGCGTCGACTGCTTGCGCTGCAGAACGCCAGCTGGTTCTCGCCGTCGATCGGGCGGTCGCCCGGCGCTTTCCGCCGCCGCGGCATGGTCGGAAGATGTCGAGTCCGTGGAAGACCGCGTTGGACACCTGCCCACGCGGGATCGTGCCGACCCATCGCATCACGCACGGGTGCGAATGCCACCTTCCATCACCGAGTTGTAGAAGACGCGCAGAGCCCTGACGACCCTGCCGCGGACGACGTCCCTCGGGGCCGTTATCGGTGCACCACATCACGAGGGTGTTGTTGTCCAGCTTCATGCGCTTGAGCGCCGCCAGTGATCAGGCCGACGTTGTAGTCGACGTCCATCATCGCGTCGCCCATGTCGCCAGCCCCTGTCTTCCCGATGAAGTCCAGGGGGTGAGCGGGGAAGTGGATCTGAGTCATCGGGTAATACAGGAAGAACGACTTCGCGCGCGCGCACATTTCGCTCGATGAACTCGACTCCCCTGAGCGCCGCCTCGCGATCCACGGTGCGGCGCGTCCTGGTCGAACACCTTCACCTTGCGTGGCGCCTCACCGGCATTCTGTTCCCAGATGACGAGGTGGTCCGCCGGATTGGGATTGAGCTCGGGAGGTGGTCCACTGCGCCTCGTTGCTCGTGTTCGGGATTGGCATACCGTGATCGAACCCCGGTCCGATGGGCGTCCGATGGTCGATCCAATTCCGGCCACCGAGGTGCCACTTCCCGAAGAGCGCCGTGGCGCAGCCGGCGCCCTGGAGTGCTTCGGCGATGGTCTCTTCCCAGAGAGTGATCCCGGTGTTCTGCGCCGCGCCCGGAGCGAATGGCATATCGCCCCGTGAGCAAGGCTGCGCGCGAGACCGTGCAGGAGAACTCGACGTTGAAGTTGTCCAGCCGGATGCCCTGGCGGCGATGCTGTCGATGTTTGGGGTCGGGACGCCGCGGACGCTGCCGTAGGCGACGACCTCGCCCCTGTCCGGGTTGGCGCGGGAAGATCAGGACGATTCGGTCCGCGCGTGGCTGCGCGGAGCGGGGGTGCGGCGCTGGCGGACAGCAGGGCCGCAACGAGGCCGATGGATGGGGCGAGGCGACGAGGCATGGGGTCCCGGGCCGGGGTCGAGGTCGCGCGAAGTTAGCGCGGTCCCTGGCCGGAGTTGAAGGGCTTCTCCGAGCGCAATATCGACCGGATGATCGCCTTCCACCGGGCGTACCCCGGCCTCGACTCAATTTCGCCACCAGTGGTGGCGAAATTGTCGGCGGGACAAGTGCCCCCCGGCCGTGGCGAAACGGCCCCGGCGCGAACGGCGCGACCTCGCTCCTGTGGTCCGTACCATGGGCGCACCATGTCCTGTTGATGGAGCAGGTGAAGGGACCTCGCCACCCGGCGCTGGTAGGTGGCAGACCCTCGCCAACGGATGGAGCCGAAACGTCCTCAGCCTGCAGATCGAGGTTAGGGCGCACACGCGGCACGGAAAGGCAGTCTCGAACTTCGCCGCACTGCTTCCCACGCCTGAGCCAGATCTCGCCGGAGCAGGCTCTAAAGACCCGTACATCTTCGACTTTCTCACCCTCACCGAGCGCTAGGGAGCGCGAACTCGAGACGGCGCTGGCGCGGCCCCTGAAGTGGGTCCTCAACGACGCAGGACGAGGTTGGTGAGGTTAGCGCGGAACGAGAAGCGTGCGCCCGTGCTGCCCGTGCTACTCGTGCCGCTCGTGCCGCTCGTCCTTCGCGCATGGCGCCTCGGAGTCCCAGAGATCGCCCTTCGGCACCGTCAGCGCCAGCACGCGGCAGATCAGTTGAACACCCGGGCCCCTGATGGCCCCGGCGCCGTGAGGTCCGTCGTGTTGAGCGGCTTCACGAAGTAGAGTTGCCCGAAAACCTCCGGGATGTAGCTGTCGGCGAGCGAGTTTCCGGGCATCGTCAACCACGAAAGACCATACGCGTTCAACAAGATGGTTAGGTCCAGTGAACCGTTCCGTGTCCATGAACCAAGGGACGCCAGCCGAGGCGCAGGGTGCCGATCGGCAACGGGCTGCGGTCGGTCCGACCGTCGGGCGCCGTGAGGACCATGTCGATCCATGCGGTCGCCTCCCACCGATAGGTGCACGTCGGCAGGTGGACCCTGGGGGTGACGCCGGGTAGGGGACTTCCGTTGAAGGTGCTGAGCACGTTCCCGCTGCCGCTGAGAGTGGTACGGTTGGGCGGCAGCGAGTTGTTGTTGATGTCGTAGTCGGTCACGCTGGCGTTGCCGGTCACTAGGCCCTGTTACGTCTGCTCATCGTCCAGCGGCGATGAGATACGTGTGAGCGCGCTCGTGAGGTTGACCCGGTGCAGGACGCTGATCTCGTGATTCTCGCGGTTGACTTCGTTCCGGCCCTGAGTCCGAGATCAGGCGGTGAACGTCGTCCGGCTTGCGATATCATCACAGCGACCCGGGTTCGTCACGTTCAGTCCACCCGGGGAGGAGATCAGGTTTCCGGCCCGGGCACTGATGAGGGCGGTCCCCGCGCTCACTCGGTTGCCACGCCATTGCTGGAGACCGTGGCCACGGCGGTATTCGACGACGTCCAGGTGACGGCGGGCGTTGGTCGCACGTTCCCGTTGGCGTCGAGGCGGTTACGCTGAACGTCACACTCCCGCCAGCGGTCGTCGTTGCCGGTGTCGGAGAGACGATAAGCAGCAGCGCGGGCGTGACCGTGACCGTCGCTGCACCCCTGGACACCGCCCGATGTCGCACTCACGATCGTTGAACCAGCGACGATTGCGGTCACGGTGCCGGTGCCGGAGACCGTGGCGACGTTGCTGGCCTCGCTCGACCAGGTGAAGGTTGCACCGGGGACCAGGTTCCTGGGCATCGCGCGCCGTCGCGACCAGCACGCCGGTCGTTCCCTCGACCAGCTGCAGGCTGCCGGATGACCTGCACCGAGTGACCGTAGCCTGGGTGGGCGGCGGCGGCACGCTGGGCCCGGCTGGCCCTCCGCATGCGGCGACTACTGCGAGCAGGGCAATGGTGGCGGACCGGACACAGCGCGGGGTCATGGATCTGGGGTTGGGCGGAATTCGCACCCTCCCCGCAGGAACGCTCCGATCCGTCCCTGTTTCTCAGTGTCGCGCGAAGGCGAGCCTGTCGGCAAGCCGACGTCCCCTTGCGAGCCGCGGTGCCTGGCCTGTTGGTCGGGTGATGATCACAACTTGGGGTCGCAAGCTCACGCGTTCGTTCAGGGCGGGAGCGTCAACCGGCGCCGACCCGTCCAGACCACGATCGATCCGCAGCCGCTGAGCGTCTGGAATTGCGACGGCATGCCCGACGCGCGCGTGTACACCTCAACACCGCGGATGTCCTGCGCGGGAACAAAGAAGTCCGGCGAGAACCCCGCACTGCCGCCAACATCATCCCGTCGAGGAAGATCACCGGCTGGCACATGCCGCCCCCTGTATGAACGGGCTCCGCATGTAGATCTGCGAGTTCCCGCGGTCCCGCGGACCGTGATGCCCGGATACCGCCGCACGATGTCACTCAGGTACAACGGGTCGTAGCGCTCGAGGTCCTGCTCATCGGCGTAGTAGCCGAATCCGCTCCGCTTGCGCTGCAGGAAGTCCCGATACTGCGGCGAGTCGTAGAGACGATCGCCCACCACCTTCACGGTGTCCGGGAACGTCTGCCGCGACTCCAGCACCACGTCGAGCGACATCGGCGTCGTCGGCAACAGGTCGACCATCCGCGTGACCGGCAGGTACCCGATGGCCCGTGCGTCGAGCAGGCGTGTGCCTAACGGCAACGAGTCGAGGGCGTAGTACCCATCCTGATTCGTCGTCGCTTCCGCACCAGCGTCGGCCAGGCGGACCCGGGCCCCGCGGAGGGGACGGCCATCGGGGCGGGTGACGCGTCCCTGCACCCGGGCGCCACCGACAAGCACCGGGACGACCACCGAGTCGCGCCGCCGATCGCTCGATCATTCTGGGACCGTGCGCTGCGCGAGTTCCGTCGGGGCGACGAACAGGTCGCGCACCAGCAGGCCGTTGTTGGGGAGTGTGAACATCGAGGTCCCGGTCGAGTCACCCCCCTTCCACGCGCGCATCACGACCATCTCGTCGCTCGGGAGGTGACAGAGCCCAAACCGTCCGTCCGCATCGGTCAGCGTCGACCCCTGGGTTTGTCGCGAGATGGTGCCGCCCGTGGTGACGATCACGCTCCATTGAGCGACGACCAGCGTGGAGTTGACCGGGCACCTGTAACCGCGTTGCGCGCACGCGGCCGTGCCAGTACCCGCGGGTCGAGTCGGTCCCGCAACTCGCCCGCACGATCGTCCGCGGCGATGGCACCGCGAGCATCGCGCGTACGGCCGTCGTATCGCTGATTGAGACGCGGAGCATCGGCGACACCAGGCCCAGCGAATCGAGGACCGGGTGGAAGAAGCCGAGTAACCAGGTGCCCGCGTCGAGGGTATCGAACCGGAAGTTGCCGTCAGCGCCGGTGCGGAAGGAGCGTGCGACCGCGGGGCGGTCCGACCGGGCGATCTGGACCGTGGCGCCCTCGAGCCGGCGTTGGCCGACGCTGTCGTAGGACCGTTACCGGAGACCGAGGTGGTGACCTGCGCGTCCGCAGCTCGCGCCCAAAGACCGAATGCCAGCAGGCAGGCGGCGAGGGCGACCCGGATCATTGGTGTAGCTGCGCGTCGGGGTTGGGTCACGAAGTCGCCACCGGCAGGACCGGTGGAGTCACACCCGACGCGCAGGAACGGTTCGGTGGGTCGCGCCCTGGGCTCACCGGTCGCGCGGCTCCAGGATGGCCCTTGGACCGACTGTCCATTGGCCCCCCGACTGCCTGAGCGCGTGCAGAATAGAAATCGATTTCTATTCTGCAAGACGCTCGCTCGACAACCTCGACTGCGGGGCCGACACCATCAAACACTGCCCCCGGCGAAGACGTCCTTCCCGGAAGGACAAGTGCACCATGAAGTGTCCTTCCAGAATGACGATCTCCACGACCTCGTCTCGCTCACGCCCTGACGGCGGCCACTTCACGGCCCCGTGTCCACCTTCGTCAGCCCCTGGCGAAGGTGCAT comes from Gemmatimonadota bacterium and encodes:
- a CDS encoding sulfatase-like hydrolase/transferase; this translates as MDSIAARASGWTTSTSSSPARSRAQPCSRGDMPFAPGAAQNTGITLWEETIAEALQGAGCATALFGKWHLGGRNWIDHRTPIGPGFDHGMPIPNTSNEAQWTTSRAQSQSGGPPRHLGTECR
- a CDS encoding Ig-like domain-containing protein, coding for MPRNLVPGATFTWSSEASNVATVSGTGTVTAIVAGSTIVSATSGGVQGCSDGHGHARAAAYRLSDTGNDDRWRECDVQRNRLDANGNVRPTPAVTWTSSNTAVATVSSNGVATE
- a CDS encoding carboxypeptidase regulatory-like domain-containing protein, with the protein product MVVPVLVGGARVQGRVTRPDGRPLRGARVRLADAGAEATTNQDGYYALDSLPLGTRLLDARAIGYLPVTRMVDLLPTTPMSLDVVLESRQTFPDTVKVVGDRLYDSPQYRDFLQRKRSGFGYYADEQDLERYDPLYLSDIVRRYPGITVRGTAGTRRSTCGARSYRGRHVPAGDLPRRDDVGGSAGFSPDFFVPAQDIRGVEVYTRASGMPSQFQTLSGCGSIVVWTGRRRLTLPP